The following are encoded together in the Kribbella voronezhensis genome:
- the moeZ gene encoding adenylyltransferase/sulfurtransferase MoeZ encodes MSLPPLVEPAAELTIDEVRRYSRHLIIPEVGMAGQKRLKNAKVLVIGAGGLGSPALLYLAAAGVGTLGIVEFDTVDESNLQRQIIHGQSDVGKSKAQSARESILETNPNTNVVLHEVRLDNDNVFEIFEQYDLIVDGTDNFATRYLVNDAAVLLGKPYVWGSIFRFDGQVSVFWAEHGPCYRCLYPEPPPPGMVPSCAEGGVLGVLCASVGAAQVTEAIKLLTGIGDPSLGRLNIYEALDLNWRALKVRKDPNCAICGENPTVTELIDYESFCGALTEEAADAAVGSTISVKQLSEWIKLKDNGEKDFVLIDVREPNEYEINRIPGSVLIPKADFQTGVALEKLPQDKQLVFHCKSGVRSAEVLAIAKGAGFSDAVHVGGGVVAWVDQIDPSQPSY; translated from the coding sequence GTGTCACTGCCACCGCTGGTCGAGCCGGCCGCCGAGCTGACGATCGACGAGGTCCGCCGGTATTCACGGCACCTGATCATCCCCGAGGTCGGGATGGCCGGTCAGAAGCGGCTCAAGAACGCCAAGGTGCTGGTGATCGGCGCCGGCGGTCTGGGCAGCCCCGCGCTGCTGTACCTGGCCGCGGCCGGTGTCGGCACGCTCGGCATCGTCGAGTTCGACACCGTCGACGAGTCCAACCTGCAGCGCCAGATCATCCACGGCCAGTCCGACGTCGGGAAGTCCAAGGCGCAGTCGGCGCGCGAGTCGATCCTGGAGACCAACCCGAACACCAACGTCGTGCTGCACGAGGTGCGCCTCGACAACGACAACGTGTTCGAGATCTTCGAGCAGTACGACCTGATCGTGGACGGCACCGACAACTTCGCCACCCGGTACCTGGTGAACGACGCCGCGGTGCTGCTCGGCAAGCCGTACGTGTGGGGTTCGATCTTCCGCTTCGACGGCCAGGTCAGCGTGTTCTGGGCCGAGCACGGCCCGTGCTACCGCTGCCTGTACCCCGAGCCGCCGCCGCCCGGCATGGTCCCGTCCTGCGCCGAGGGTGGCGTCCTCGGCGTCCTGTGCGCGTCGGTCGGCGCCGCCCAGGTGACCGAGGCGATCAAGCTGCTCACCGGCATCGGCGACCCGTCGCTAGGCCGGCTGAACATCTACGAGGCGCTCGACCTGAACTGGCGTGCGCTGAAGGTCCGCAAGGACCCGAACTGTGCGATCTGCGGTGAGAACCCGACCGTCACCGAGCTGATCGACTACGAGAGCTTCTGCGGCGCGCTCACCGAGGAGGCGGCCGACGCGGCCGTCGGTTCGACGATTTCGGTGAAGCAGCTCAGCGAGTGGATCAAGCTCAAGGACAACGGCGAGAAGGACTTCGTCCTGATCGACGTCCGCGAGCCGAACGAGTACGAGATCAACCGGATCCCGGGCTCGGTGCTGATCCCCAAGGCCGACTTCCAGACCGGCGTCGCCCTCGAGAAGCTCCCGCAGGACAAGCAGTTGGTCTTCCACTGCAAGTCCGGCGTCCGCTCCGCCGAGGTCCTGGCCATCGCCAAGGGCGCCGGCTTCTCCGACGCCGTTCACGTTGGCGGCGGCGTCGTCGCCTGGGTCGACCAGATCGACCCCTCGCAACCGTCGTACTGA
- a CDS encoding maleylpyruvate isomerase family mycothiol-dependent enzyme, which produces MTTTVLHAREIHRADRATARKHRDAEIEAWRDLTESFDEADWHRRTVCTEWDVADIVGHLCGQAEDVNRPWLFPLRDRRAKRAYPNVVLLDAHMMIQADEHRGTPPAELRERFAKLWGKATRTISRNPGLIRRMPVKVEGVPGFEKLDLGYIQDILLARDLWMHRDDVCQALGRSFDAGPYAEELIAQVVLDVQEGPFWRGVPVELVLTGQGGGTYRLGDGTPIATVRTDAVGYMRTLSGRDDHPVVELLDGDQSGAEAVAICRMPF; this is translated from the coding sequence ATGACCACCACCGTCTTGCACGCCAGGGAGATTCACCGGGCCGACCGGGCGACCGCGCGCAAACACCGCGACGCCGAGATCGAGGCGTGGCGCGACCTGACGGAATCGTTCGACGAGGCCGACTGGCACCGCCGTACGGTCTGTACCGAGTGGGACGTGGCCGACATCGTCGGGCACCTGTGTGGGCAGGCCGAGGACGTCAACCGGCCGTGGCTCTTCCCGCTCCGGGACCGCCGGGCCAAGCGGGCGTACCCGAATGTTGTGCTGCTCGACGCGCACATGATGATCCAGGCGGACGAACACCGCGGTACGCCGCCGGCCGAGCTGCGCGAGCGGTTCGCCAAACTGTGGGGCAAGGCGACGCGCACGATCAGCCGCAATCCCGGACTGATCCGGCGCATGCCGGTGAAGGTGGAAGGCGTGCCAGGGTTCGAGAAACTCGACCTCGGCTACATCCAGGACATCTTGCTCGCTCGCGACCTGTGGATGCATCGCGATGACGTCTGCCAGGCCCTCGGTCGTTCGTTCGATGCAGGCCCGTACGCCGAGGAGCTGATCGCTCAGGTCGTCCTCGACGTTCAGGAAGGGCCGTTCTGGCGGGGCGTGCCGGTGGAGCTCGTGCTCACCGGGCAAGGCGGCGGCACCTACCGGCTGGGCGACGGGACCCCGATCGCCACGGTCCGGACCGACGCGGTCGGCTACATGCGCACCCTGTCGGGTCGCGACGACCACCCGGTCGTCGAGTTGCTCGACGGCGACCAGTCGGGCGCCGAGGCCGTGGCCATCTGCCGCATGCCTTTCTGA
- a CDS encoding TetR/AcrR family transcriptional regulator produces the protein MSTAQELDRRGRRRQETIDEILDVAVDLMEAEGVAALSLSAVARKVGMQPPSLYQYFASKMAIYDALFQRGAEQVRDAQRTARAAADTTDQLELGMIGVTAFGKWCMENQVLSQLLFWRTVPGFEPSPEAFAPSLDMLNDLRQYLQGAVDAGQLDSGAVSDDGIALFTSMTAGLLSQQMANEPDTTYEEGRFTRLMPVVLDMFYQRYKPTRGKK, from the coding sequence ATGTCTACAGCGCAGGAACTCGACCGCCGCGGCCGCCGTCGTCAGGAGACGATCGACGAGATCCTCGACGTGGCAGTGGACTTGATGGAGGCCGAGGGTGTCGCCGCGCTGAGCCTGTCGGCGGTGGCCCGGAAGGTCGGCATGCAGCCGCCCTCGCTGTACCAGTACTTCGCCTCCAAGATGGCGATCTACGACGCGCTCTTCCAGCGCGGCGCCGAGCAGGTTCGCGACGCGCAGCGCACCGCACGGGCGGCGGCCGACACGACGGACCAGCTCGAGCTAGGCATGATCGGCGTCACCGCCTTCGGCAAGTGGTGCATGGAGAACCAGGTGCTCAGCCAGTTGCTCTTCTGGCGCACGGTGCCCGGGTTCGAGCCCTCACCGGAAGCGTTCGCGCCTTCTCTGGACATGCTGAACGACCTGCGGCAGTACCTGCAGGGAGCAGTGGACGCCGGCCAGCTCGACAGCGGCGCGGTGAGTGACGACGGGATCGCCTTGTTCACCTCGATGACGGCCGGCCTGTTGTCCCAGCAGATGGCGAACGAGCCCGACACGACGTACGAGGAAGGCCGGTTCACCCGGCTGATGCCCGTCGTCCTCGACATGTTCTACCAGCGGTACAAGCCAACCAGGGGGAAGAAATGA
- a CDS encoding DUF2277 domain-containing protein yields MCRNITVLRGLEPAATSDEVYAAALQYVRKVTGVGSLSATTRGPIERAAAEVARITQELLAEMPERRVPPQTVPPLRRPEVRARLGLD; encoded by the coding sequence ATGTGCAGAAACATCACCGTTCTCCGTGGACTAGAGCCGGCGGCGACCTCCGACGAGGTCTACGCGGCAGCGCTGCAGTACGTGCGCAAGGTGACCGGCGTCGGCTCGCTGAGCGCGACCACCCGCGGCCCGATCGAGCGCGCCGCCGCCGAGGTCGCCCGGATCACCCAGGAACTGCTAGCCGAGATGCCTGAGCGCCGGGTGCCGCCACAGACGGTCCCACCGTTGCGCAGACCCGAAGTACGGGCTCGACTCGGGCTCGACTGA
- a CDS encoding phosphotransferase, whose product MSAAEGSWGRVERLDAGRMAVEVERATGVRVVVEGPCSGGEVGAAFVRWEDGRRGVLKWRPGTTVAELQAGPLAVVDVLRSVGYPAPATDFSAPVGDAVVTIQELLPGSTVDRLDEAMLDQALVLNELQAGVLAERPDIPTVSLYLTDDGPGFCLHGPLRAHSRRTAKLESWIAEVGAAHPRELAGDDAMHLDFHPGNLLALDGKLTGVIDWDGAARGDRRLDLVTLRFGARLDSTAAARLDELLDSFPEDVLRPLWAHMSLRMVDWAIRHFTPAEVDHWVTFAERRTD is encoded by the coding sequence GTGAGTGCTGCGGAGGGGTCCTGGGGACGGGTCGAGCGGCTCGATGCCGGCCGGATGGCGGTCGAGGTCGAGCGTGCGACCGGGGTGCGGGTCGTTGTCGAAGGGCCTTGCTCCGGGGGCGAGGTGGGCGCCGCGTTCGTGCGTTGGGAGGACGGGCGGCGCGGAGTGTTGAAGTGGCGGCCCGGTACGACGGTCGCGGAGCTGCAGGCGGGTCCGTTGGCGGTGGTGGACGTACTCCGGTCCGTTGGGTATCCGGCACCAGCGACCGACTTCTCCGCTCCGGTTGGCGATGCGGTGGTGACGATCCAAGAGCTCTTGCCAGGCAGCACGGTCGACCGGCTGGACGAAGCCATGCTCGATCAGGCACTCGTGCTCAACGAACTGCAGGCGGGAGTTCTCGCCGAGCGCCCGGACATCCCGACCGTGAGTCTCTATCTCACCGACGACGGGCCGGGATTCTGTTTGCACGGGCCACTTCGGGCGCACAGCCGGCGTACGGCGAAGCTCGAGAGCTGGATCGCCGAGGTCGGCGCCGCGCACCCAAGAGAGCTCGCGGGTGACGACGCGATGCATCTCGACTTCCATCCGGGCAATCTGCTCGCGCTCGACGGCAAGCTCACCGGAGTCATCGACTGGGACGGCGCTGCTCGAGGCGACCGGCGCCTTGACCTGGTGACGTTGCGTTTCGGGGCCCGGCTCGACTCGACGGCGGCAGCGCGGCTCGACGAGTTGCTCGACAGCTTTCCCGAAGACGTACTACGGCCGCTCTGGGCGCACATGAGTTTGCGGATGGTCGATTGGGCGATCCGCCATTTCACGCCGGCCGAGGTCGACCACTGGGTCACGTTCGCAGAACGGCGGACGGACTGA
- a CDS encoding TIGR03560 family F420-dependent LLM class oxidoreductase, with protein sequence MRFAIKTRPEHTTWQQLRDVWIAADEFEIFESAWHWDHFYPLSGDMAGPNLEAWTTLAALAQATSRIRVGCQVTGMIYRHPAVLANMAATTDIISNGRLELGVGAGWNQLECDAYGIDLPPLKERFDRFDEGVQAMIALLTEKVANFDGEYIKLTDAYCEPKAVQTPHPPITIGGKGPKRTLRAVARWAQHWNVIVADPSEWTPLKEILVAHCADLGRDPAEITCSVNVRIDPDEPLDKAVADAAAYGEAGVDLVVMNLPLDSPPSAVEPLAKALAPLA encoded by the coding sequence ATGCGGTTTGCGATCAAGACCAGGCCCGAGCACACGACGTGGCAGCAACTCCGCGACGTGTGGATCGCGGCCGACGAGTTCGAGATCTTCGAGTCGGCCTGGCACTGGGACCACTTCTACCCGCTCAGCGGCGACATGGCCGGCCCGAACCTGGAGGCCTGGACCACCCTCGCCGCGCTGGCCCAAGCGACCAGCAGAATCCGCGTCGGCTGCCAGGTCACCGGGATGATCTACCGGCACCCCGCCGTACTGGCGAACATGGCCGCAACCACCGACATCATCTCGAACGGGCGCCTCGAACTAGGCGTCGGCGCCGGCTGGAACCAGCTGGAGTGCGACGCGTACGGGATCGACCTCCCGCCGCTGAAGGAACGCTTCGACCGTTTCGACGAGGGCGTCCAGGCGATGATCGCCCTGCTGACGGAGAAGGTCGCGAACTTCGACGGCGAGTACATCAAACTCACCGACGCGTACTGCGAACCTAAGGCCGTTCAAACCCCGCACCCGCCGATCACCATCGGCGGCAAAGGCCCCAAGCGCACCCTCCGCGCGGTAGCCCGCTGGGCCCAGCACTGGAACGTCATCGTCGCGGACCCCTCCGAGTGGACGCCACTCAAAGAGATCCTCGTCGCTCATTGCGCCGACTTAGGACGCGACCCGGCGGAGATCACCTGCTCGGTCAACGTCCGCATCGACCCGGACGAGCCCCTCGACAAGGCGGTGGCCGACGCCGCGGCGTACGGCGAAGCAGGCGTCGACCTGGTCGTCATGAACCTCCCCCTCGACTCCCCACCCTCAGCCGTCGAACCCCTCGCCAAGGCCCTGGCCCCTCTCGCCTGA